In Salarias fasciatus chromosome 20, fSalaFa1.1, whole genome shotgun sequence, a single window of DNA contains:
- the LOC115408219 gene encoding U8 snoRNA-decapping enzyme: MASGHLSREEALACEGCRHACHVMLYCDTDARLFGRKPIKHVILMQMRFDGLLGFPGGFVDPQEETLEAGLTRELSEELGLALPISEEHHVEARYAPASPSSSSSSSSSSSSSSLILHFYVKKLTEEQIREVELAAVSTAADHGHEVLGMVRVPVYALKAGGGLGPFLSHAFIGNARSQLLDSMLRLNLVTPHELHRALAHALSGQARTTRDLRAAAAAVEGRGPLL; this comes from the exons ATGGCGAGTGGACATCTGTCGAGGGAGGAGGCCTTGGCCTGCGAGGGCTGCAGGCATGCCTGTCATGTGATGCTCTACTGCGACACGGACGCCCGACTCTTTGGGAGGAAACCCATCAAGCATGTCATCCTG ATGCAGATGCGTTTTGACGGCCTGCTGGGTTTCCCTGGCGG GTTCGTGGACCCGCAGGAGGAGACCCTGGAGGCGGGGCTGACCAGGGAGCTGTCCGAGGAGCTGGGCCTGGCCTTACCCATATCTGAGGAGCATCATGTGGAGGCTCGCTACGCCCCCGcttcgccctcctcctcctcctcctcctcctcctcctcctcctcctcctccctcatccTTCACTTCTATGTGAAGAAACTGACGGAGGAGCAGATCAGGGAGGTGGAGCTCGCGGCCGTATCCACGGCGGCAGACCATGGACATGAG GTCCTGGGGATGGTCAGAGTCCCGGTCTACGCCCTGAAGGCCGGCGGCGGCCTCGGGCCCTTCCTGTCGCACGCCTTCATCGGCAACGCCCGCTCCCAGCTGCTGGACTCCATGCTGCGCCTGAACCTGGTCACGCCGCACGAGCTGCACAGGGCGCTCGCGCACGCCCTGAGCGGCCAGGCGCGCACGACCCGGGACCTAcgggcggccgccgccgccgtggaggGGCGGGGGCCGCTGCTCTGA
- the gss gene encoding glutathione synthetase — translation MAQGIPDEVMMNAALIRELADVAKDAALVHGILMRIQETPNSSELVTYAPFTLFPTPVPRSLFLQALAVQTHYNTLVDRVCQDVDFLQDALASTIAVDDFTARLFRIHQQVLKEGRSQSVTLGLNRSDYMLDQGEDGTPSLKQIEINTFAASFGGLSSRTPDVHRHVLKAAGRLEESQRVLDNNPAAGLARAIATAWELYGSDRAVVMFLVEETQRNIFDQRYIEYELWKRNIHTIRRRFDDVYKTGSLDQDKRLFVDGKEVAVVYFRNGYMPQNYTSEQTWEARLMMERSLAAKCPDISTHLAGTKKVQQVLARPGVLERFFPGQPEVVEQVRATFAGLYTLDMGAEGDKTVEMALASPDRFVLKPQREGGGNNIYGSEICQVLEGVKHSSERTAYILMDKIRPAPVQNYLLRRDAPLRISNCLSELGVFGVYVRKGESMVMNECVGHLLRTKSSEHEDGGVAAGVAVLDNPLLV, via the exons ATGGCCCAGGGGATCCCAGACGAGGTGATGATGAACGCCGCGCTGATCAGAGAGCTGGCAGACGTGGCGAAAGACGCGGCGCTGGTGCACGGCATCTTAATGAGGATCCAGGAGACGCCCAACTCCTCTGAG ctggtGACCTACGCGCCGTTCACGCTCTTCCCCACGCCCGTGCCCCGGTCCCTGTTCCTCCAGGCGCTGGCGGTCCAGACTCACTACAACACTCTGGTGGACCGGGTCTGCCAGGACGTGGACTTCCTGCAGGACGCCTTGGCGAG CACCATCGCAGTGGACGATTTCACTGCCAGACTGTTCAGGATCCACCAACAGGTCCTCAAAGAAGGACGATCTCAG TCCGTGACGTTGGGGCTCAATCGGTCGGACTACATGCTGGACCAGGGAGAGGACGGGACGCCGTCTCTCAAGCAAATCGAGATCAACACTTTCGCCGCCAGTTTTGGAGGCCTGTCGTCTCGCACGCCGGACGTACACAG ACATGTCCTGAAGGCGGCCGGCAGGCTGGAGGAGAGCCAGCGCGTCCTGGACAACAATCCCGCCGCCGGCCTGGCCAGAGCCATCGCCACCGCCTGGGAGCTCTACGGCTCAGACAG AGCCGTCGTCATGTTCCTGGTggaagaaacacaaaggaaCATCTTCGACCAGCGATACATCGAGTATGAGCTGTGGAAGAG AAACATTCACACCATCAGACGCCGGTTTGACGACGTCTATAAAACCGGGTCTCTTGATCAGGAcaagaggctgtttgt TGACGGGAAGGAAGTGGCGGTGGTGTACTTCAGGAACGGCTACATGCCTCAGAACTACACCTCTGAGCAG ACGTGGGAGGCTCGTCTGATGATGGAGCGCTCGCTGGCGGCGAAGTGTCCGGACATCAGCACTCACCTGGCGGGAACCAagaaggtccagcaggtcctggcCAGACCGGGGGTCCTGGAGCGCTTCTTCCCCGGCCAGCCCGAGGTGGTGGAGCAGGTCCGAGCCACGTTCGCCGGCCTCTACACTCTGGACATG gGCGCGGAAGGTGATAAGACGGTGGAGATGGCTCTGGCTTCTCCGGACCGGTTCGTCCTGAAAcctcagagagaaggaggag GGAACAACATCTACGGCTCGGAGATCTGCCAGGTCCTGGAGGGCGTGAAGCACAGCTCCGAGCGGACGGCCTACATCCTGATGGACAAGATCCGGCCGGCTCCGGTTCAGAACTACCTGCTAAGACGAGACGCGCCTCTGAGAATCAGTAACTGCCTCAGTGAGCTGGGCGTCTTCGGAGTGTATGTAAG GAAAGGTGAGTCCATGGTGATGAACGAGTGCGTGGGCCACCTGCTGAGGACCAAGAGCTCGGAGCACGAGgacggcggcgtggcggcgggaGTGGCCGTGCTGGACAACCCCCTGCTCGTCTGA